A single Aggregatilinea lenta DNA region contains:
- a CDS encoding FmdB family zinc ribbon protein translates to MPTYEYRCNACRRKVTLRYKTYAEYDEAVPVCTHCGSADLTRLISRVAIRRSPLGRLMNSDDVNDSAFDDLDTDDPVMLGRMLREMSAETGEDLGGEFEEVVDRLERGESPEDIESSLPDIPADVPPPSPLGGGLGDFGGLDD, encoded by the coding sequence ATGCCTACCTACGAATATCGCTGCAATGCCTGTCGCCGCAAGGTGACTCTGCGCTACAAGACCTACGCCGAATACGACGAGGCCGTGCCGGTCTGTACGCACTGCGGCAGCGCGGACCTGACGCGGCTGATCTCGCGCGTGGCGATCCGGCGCTCGCCGCTGGGCCGCCTGATGAACAGCGACGACGTGAACGACAGCGCCTTCGACGACCTGGACACCGACGATCCGGTGATGCTGGGGCGGATGCTGCGCGAAATGAGCGCCGAAACCGGCGAGGACCTGGGCGGGGAGTTCGAAGAGGTGGTGGACCGTCTGGAGCGCGGCGAAAGCCCGGAAGACATCGAATCCAGCCTGCCCGACATCCCGGCGGATGTGCCGCCGCCGTCGCCGTTGGGCGGCGGCCTCGGTGACTTCGGTGGCCTGGACGATTAG
- a CDS encoding DinB family protein: MTDRTPTWGDTIVHLLALASRMEGEGYYNVAKLLRASADATLRRTAYRLNLPTGLSNLHGDVARALGELAALSCGPDVLDALKAGQAALKAGRLPLIEEMPNPFVCRTCGMLLVEPPTERCPVCGAWPESFQEFMPNYWFNALDPFQAVERLRTTPGEVAALMDGMSEDAMNRQPAPGEWSVRQVVTHLHDAQKVLFTRIDLLMTQDYPSLASQAVFEWAGQETARPATTRDIYAEYIDLRGEILTRLEGIALKDWWRTGYHEEFGDVTLRQQVSYFTAHETVHLPQIAALRDAFGGE, translated from the coding sequence ATGACCGACCGTACCCCGACCTGGGGCGATACTATAGTGCACCTGCTCGCGCTCGCCTCGCGCATGGAAGGCGAAGGTTACTACAACGTCGCCAAGCTGCTGCGCGCCAGCGCCGACGCGACTCTGCGCCGCACGGCCTACCGGCTCAACCTGCCGACCGGACTGTCCAACCTGCACGGCGACGTGGCGCGCGCCCTGGGCGAGCTGGCGGCCCTGAGCTGCGGCCCGGACGTGCTCGACGCGCTCAAGGCCGGGCAGGCGGCGCTCAAAGCCGGACGCCTGCCGTTGATCGAGGAAATGCCGAACCCGTTCGTGTGCCGGACCTGCGGCATGCTGCTGGTCGAGCCGCCCACGGAGCGCTGTCCCGTCTGCGGGGCGTGGCCGGAGAGCTTTCAGGAGTTCATGCCGAACTACTGGTTCAACGCGCTCGACCCGTTCCAGGCAGTGGAGCGGCTGCGCACCACGCCGGGCGAGGTCGCCGCGCTGATGGACGGCATGAGCGAAGACGCGATGAACCGGCAGCCCGCGCCGGGCGAGTGGTCGGTCCGGCAGGTGGTGACGCACCTGCACGACGCGCAAAAGGTGCTGTTCACGCGCATCGATCTGCTCATGACGCAGGATTACCCCTCACTGGCGTCCCAGGCGGTATTCGAGTGGGCCGGGCAAGAGACGGCGCGCCCGGCGACCACGCGCGACATCTATGCCGAGTACATCGATCTGCGCGGCGAGATCCTGACACGGCTGGAAGGCATCGCGCTCAAGGACTGGTGGCGCACCGGCTACCATGAGGAGTTCGGCGACGTGACGCTGCGCCAGCAGGTGAGCTACTTCACTGCGCACGAGACGGTCCACCTGCCGCAGATCGCAGCGCTGCGGGACGCGTTCGGCGGGGAGTGA
- a CDS encoding R3H domain-containing nucleic acid-binding protein, whose protein sequence is MERRITDDLEQLKAVLPEYLVERLAATGRDENDLLEVIVDLGRVPTARYVDGEVVLDEKEITPETIQYVAERVGSFDEDNRGGIQRTLHRISAIRNRRADIVGLTCRVGRAVYGTIDILEDIIEAGNNVLLLGPPGVGKTTLLREAARVLAESRRVIIVDTSNEIGGDGDVPHPAVGRARRMQVARPLFQHEVMIEAVENHNPEAIVIDEIGRELEAQAARTIAERGVQLIGTAHGNSLDNLLLNPTLSDLVGGIESVTLSDEEARRRGTQKTVLERRAPPTFNVLVEIQTRNRLAVLDDVAAAVDAKLRGRPLPVEIRTRTETGEIQIESARPDPTFGERNGTRRGGPGREPGRRNEFSGPVREREQDYAYNNSFGSSAPGDRAEPFNLPGGNRSLPPLHVYPYGVARNRLQQVAKQLHVPVVIVDDLESAQAIVTLKNYYRRRPRMIVDAERIGISIYVLRANTITQMEDFLVDVFQLHGDEPQDPFGRAMGEVEEAIRRIRSGARSVDLSPQASHIRRKQHEMVRAAHLISHSYGNEPNRRVRIFRDQPVH, encoded by the coding sequence ATGGAACGACGAATCACTGACGACCTTGAACAACTCAAAGCTGTTTTACCGGAATATCTGGTCGAACGGCTGGCGGCCACAGGCCGCGACGAAAACGATCTGCTGGAAGTCATCGTAGACCTGGGCCGCGTACCCACCGCGCGCTACGTGGACGGCGAGGTGGTGCTCGACGAGAAGGAAATCACGCCGGAAACGATCCAGTACGTCGCCGAGCGCGTCGGATCGTTCGACGAGGACAATCGCGGCGGCATCCAGCGCACGCTGCACCGCATCAGCGCCATCCGCAACCGCCGGGCCGACATCGTCGGCCTGACGTGCCGCGTAGGGCGTGCGGTCTACGGCACGATCGACATCCTCGAAGACATCATCGAGGCGGGCAACAACGTCCTGCTGCTGGGTCCGCCCGGCGTAGGCAAGACGACGCTGCTGCGCGAGGCCGCGCGCGTGCTGGCCGAATCGCGGCGCGTGATCATCGTCGATACCTCGAACGAGATCGGCGGCGACGGCGACGTGCCCCACCCGGCGGTAGGCCGGGCGCGGCGCATGCAGGTCGCGCGTCCGCTGTTCCAGCACGAGGTGATGATCGAGGCGGTGGAGAACCACAACCCCGAAGCCATCGTCATCGACGAGATCGGGCGCGAGCTGGAAGCGCAGGCCGCCCGCACCATCGCCGAGCGCGGCGTGCAGCTCATCGGCACAGCGCACGGCAACAGCCTGGATAACTTGCTGCTCAACCCGACGCTGTCCGACCTCGTCGGCGGCATCGAGTCGGTCACGCTCTCGGACGAAGAAGCGCGCCGTCGCGGCACGCAGAAAACCGTTCTGGAGCGCCGCGCGCCCCCGACCTTCAACGTGCTGGTCGAGATTCAGACGCGCAACCGGCTGGCCGTGCTGGACGACGTGGCCGCCGCCGTGGACGCCAAGCTGCGGGGCCGCCCGCTGCCGGTGGAAATCCGCACACGCACCGAGACGGGCGAGATTCAGATCGAGTCCGCCCGGCCCGACCCGACCTTCGGCGAGCGCAACGGCACGCGCCGGGGCGGCCCTGGCCGGGAGCCAGGGCGTCGCAACGAGTTCTCCGGCCCGGTGCGCGAGCGCGAGCAGGACTATGCGTACAACAACAGTTTCGGCAGCAGCGCCCCCGGCGACCGCGCCGAGCCGTTCAACCTGCCGGGCGGGAACCGCTCATTGCCACCGCTGCACGTTTATCCGTACGGCGTGGCGCGCAACCGCCTGCAGCAGGTTGCCAAGCAGCTTCACGTGCCGGTGGTCATCGTGGACGATCTCGAATCGGCGCAGGCTATCGTCACGCTGAAGAACTACTACCGCCGCCGCCCGCGTATGATCGTGGACGCGGAGCGCATAGGCATCTCGATCTACGTCCTGCGGGCCAACACGATCACCCAAATGGAGGATTTCCTGGTGGACGTCTTCCAACTGCACGGAGACGAACCTCAGGACCCTTTTGGCCGGGCGATGGGCGAGGTTGAGGAAGCGATCCGCCGCATTCGCAGCGGGGCGCGCTCGGTCGATCTGTCGCCGCAGGCCAGCCACATCCGGCGCAAGCAGCACGAGATGGTCCGCGCCGCGCACCTGATCTCGCACAGCTACGGCAACGAGCCGAACCGCCGCGTGCGGATCTTCCGCGACCAGCCGGTGCACTAG
- a CDS encoding SIMPL domain-containing protein, with amino-acid sequence MTFRKHLIAALALVLTLTLAASGAGLTARPAHAQDGSDQRTVTVTGFGYATGVPDIVRVGLGVEAVNTDIADAMDDVNTRMNAVIQTLQDAGVAPEDIRTEYFNISQDYSYSPMASSGESSDAATGTPYRVSTTVRVTVREADRVGELISAAVDAGANLVNYVEFDISDSAALESEARTDAVADARARAEELAGLVGATVGEAVQVVEGNNSYPLSNRMDYGGMGTTTNSATISQGTLSVTMSVTITYVLQ; translated from the coding sequence ATGACGTTCCGCAAGCACCTCATCGCTGCACTGGCGCTCGTACTCACCCTGACCCTGGCCGCATCCGGGGCAGGCCTCACCGCGCGCCCGGCGCACGCCCAGGACGGCTCCGACCAGCGCACCGTTACCGTGACCGGCTTCGGCTACGCAACGGGCGTGCCGGACATCGTGCGCGTGGGCCTGGGCGTCGAAGCGGTCAACACTGACATCGCCGACGCGATGGACGACGTGAACACTCGCATGAACGCCGTCATCCAGACCCTTCAGGACGCAGGCGTCGCGCCGGAAGATATCCGCACCGAGTACTTCAACATCTCGCAGGACTACAGCTACAGCCCGATGGCGTCCAGCGGCGAGAGCAGTGACGCCGCGACCGGCACGCCCTACCGCGTCAGCACCACCGTGCGCGTGACCGTGCGCGAAGCGGATCGCGTGGGCGAGCTGATTTCTGCCGCCGTGGACGCGGGCGCGAACCTCGTGAACTACGTCGAGTTTGACATCTCCGACAGCGCCGCGCTCGAAAGCGAAGCCCGCACGGATGCCGTGGCGGACGCCCGCGCGCGGGCCGAAGAGCTGGCGGGTCTGGTAGGCGCGACCGTCGGCGAGGCTGTGCAGGTGGTCGAGGGCAACAACAGCTATCCGCTGAGCAACCGCATGGACTACGGCGGCATGGGCACCACGACGAACAGCGCCACCATCAGCCAGGGCACGCTGAGCGTGACCATGAGCGTGACGATCACCTACGTGCTTCAGTAA
- a CDS encoding SH3 domain-containing protein encodes MMKQMRRILAGYAGLMLILAACNMSTNPAPQPGPTVGTPLAWATTSPNDTITPASAPPDANGETSSASTIQPAPSVNVPTKAPLPTHTPDPLASVTAAPTLTPPLPSTTPAPTLTAPPNTTETPIAVAQALDAPAASTLTATYWVPLDGWLPTAIPITPAPNTPAPDTSASSALAAPTQEVFTPSGGAKPSATPVVAAPASTNTPVPPGAVVCDTCDYLRLRDAPGTGSVIMNLSANAALTIIGKSQDGTWVQVITDSGVMGWVATEYLVIGSGLDGVAVAANSVPTQVAAVSAGPVNANAVSGVSSHARAIFLYGRSLGNSAYTFTRVGDSISAAPQFLTQIGAGNYSLGDYSYLGGAIRFFSGPNARGQNPFAASSIAARNGWGTTSVLDPSNADGGLCRSGETPLACEYRVVKPSVALIMFGTNDSGGLSTLDFQANMHEIVQISINMGVIPVLSTIPPKHYNSATDGRVAEFNQVIIATAQMYDVPLWDYGQVMRSLSGEGLASDGVHPSTPPDGITTIFDESHLRYGYTARNLTALHVLWTLWQQVLYDGNDAPTATPSGAQAGVPSLDSGVSGSGAVSCPGTEPVTLIAGGTGRVTPGLPNKLRSAPSTSASQIGSIPGEAVFSVISGPQCADGLLWYQVNYQGATGWTATGTTGDPWIEAN; translated from the coding sequence ATGATGAAACAAATGCGGCGCATTTTGGCCGGATATGCGGGCCTGATGCTGATTCTCGCTGCCTGTAATATGTCGACCAATCCGGCCCCCCAGCCCGGCCCGACCGTGGGCACACCCCTGGCCTGGGCGACCACCTCACCCAACGACACGATCACACCCGCCAGCGCACCGCCCGACGCCAACGGAGAGACAAGCAGCGCGAGCACGATCCAGCCCGCGCCGTCGGTGAATGTGCCGACCAAAGCGCCGCTGCCCACCCATACGCCCGATCCGCTGGCGTCCGTCACCGCCGCGCCCACACTGACGCCACCGCTGCCCAGCACCACGCCCGCGCCAACCCTCACTGCGCCTCCGAATACCACCGAGACACCAATTGCAGTCGCACAGGCGCTCGACGCCCCCGCCGCCTCCACACTGACCGCGACGTATTGGGTGCCGCTGGACGGCTGGCTGCCCACCGCAATCCCGATCACCCCCGCGCCCAACACGCCTGCACCCGATACCAGTGCGTCGTCCGCGCTGGCCGCGCCCACCCAGGAAGTGTTCACACCCTCCGGCGGAGCCAAACCGAGTGCAACGCCGGTCGTGGCCGCGCCCGCATCCACCAACACCCCGGTGCCGCCCGGCGCGGTGGTCTGCGATACGTGCGATTACCTGCGCCTGCGTGATGCGCCCGGCACCGGATCGGTCATCATGAACCTGTCCGCCAACGCCGCGCTGACGATCATCGGCAAGTCGCAGGACGGCACGTGGGTCCAGGTGATCACCGACAGCGGCGTGATGGGTTGGGTCGCCACGGAATACCTTGTGATCGGGTCCGGCCTGGATGGGGTGGCCGTGGCCGCCAACAGCGTGCCGACGCAGGTTGCCGCCGTCTCTGCCGGGCCGGTCAACGCCAACGCCGTGTCGGGGGTCTCGTCCCACGCGCGCGCGATCTTCCTGTATGGCCGCAGCCTGGGCAACTCCGCCTACACCTTCACCCGCGTGGGCGACAGCATCTCCGCCGCGCCGCAGTTCCTGACGCAGATCGGCGCGGGCAATTACAGCCTGGGCGACTACAGCTACCTGGGCGGCGCGATCCGGTTCTTCTCCGGCCCCAACGCACGCGGGCAGAACCCGTTTGCGGCGTCGTCTATCGCGGCGCGCAACGGCTGGGGCACGACCAGCGTGCTCGATCCGTCCAATGCCGACGGCGGCCTGTGCCGCTCCGGCGAAACGCCGCTGGCATGCGAATATCGTGTGGTGAAGCCGAGCGTCGCGCTGATCATGTTCGGCACCAACGACTCCGGCGGCCTCTCCACGCTCGACTTCCAGGCGAACATGCACGAGATCGTGCAGATCTCGATCAACATGGGCGTGATTCCGGTCCTCAGCACGATTCCGCCCAAGCACTACAACAGCGCGACCGATGGCCGCGTGGCCGAATTCAATCAGGTGATCATCGCCACGGCGCAAATGTATGACGTGCCGCTGTGGGATTACGGGCAGGTGATGCGCAGCCTGTCCGGCGAAGGGCTGGCCAGCGATGGGGTGCACCCGTCTACGCCGCCGGACGGCATCACGACCATCTTCGACGAAAGCCACCTGCGGTACGGCTACACCGCGCGCAACCTGACCGCGCTGCACGTGCTCTGGACGCTGTGGCAGCAGGTGCTTTATGACGGCAACGACGCGCCCACCGCGACGCCCTCCGGCGCACAGGCGGGTGTGCCCTCGCTGGACAGCGGCGTGAGCGGGTCCGGCGCGGTGTCGTGCCCCGGTACGGAGCCAGTCACCTTGATCGCGGGCGGTACGGGGCGCGTGACGCCCGGCCTGCCCAACAAACTGCGCAGCGCACCCAGCACCAGCGCCAGCCAGATCGGCAGTATCCCCGGCGAGGCGGTGTTCTCCGTGATCAGCGGTCCGCAGTGCGCGGATGGGCTGTTGTGGTATCAGGTCAATTATCAGGGCGCGACCGGCTGGACCGCCACCGGCACTACCGGCGACCCGTGGATCGAGGCGAATTAG
- the tmk gene encoding dTMP kinase, whose protein sequence is MFITLEGPEGSGKTTQVALLVRDLRERGYAVFHTREPGGTSIGDQIRDVLHDLKNEQMHPHTEILLYAASRAQLVNEEIRPRLAVGEVVICDRYADSTLAYQGYGHGLDLGILRQILTFATGGLQPDLTLYLDITVEEGLRRRHAAAEDGAEWNRMDALSLDFHRRVREGYLRLIAEAPSRWVTIDASAPRDVIQAEIRTAILARLTTSDPLSR, encoded by the coding sequence ATGTTCATTACGCTAGAAGGGCCGGAAGGCAGCGGCAAGACCACACAGGTGGCGCTGCTGGTCCGCGATCTGCGGGAGCGGGGCTACGCCGTCTTCCATACGCGCGAGCCGGGCGGCACCAGCATCGGGGACCAGATCCGCGACGTGCTGCACGACCTGAAGAACGAGCAGATGCACCCGCACACCGAGATCCTGCTCTACGCCGCCTCGCGCGCGCAGTTGGTCAACGAGGAGATTCGCCCCCGGCTGGCCGTCGGTGAGGTCGTAATCTGCGACCGCTACGCGGACAGCACGCTGGCCTACCAGGGCTACGGTCACGGCCTCGACCTGGGAATCCTGCGGCAGATCCTGACCTTTGCGACAGGGGGCCTCCAGCCGGACCTGACGCTGTACCTCGACATCACTGTCGAAGAGGGCCTGCGCCGCCGTCACGCCGCCGCCGAAGACGGCGCGGAGTGGAACCGCATGGACGCGCTCTCGCTGGACTTCCACCGCCGCGTGCGTGAAGGCTATTTGCGGCTGATCGCCGAAGCGCCGTCGCGCTGGGTGACCATCGACGCCTCCGCCCCGCGCGACGTAATCCAGGCGGAGATCCGCACGGCGATCCTCGCGCGCCTCACCACCTCCGATCCGCTCAGCCGGTAA
- a CDS encoding ABC transporter ATP-binding protein, producing MNKRNSLRRSPNGHTNGSGDPALLRGSGLTVRRDERDLLRDVSFSVSMGELVGLVGPNGAGKSTLLKAIGGLWSDADGEITLLGQPLRRYSTRQIARIIAHVPQITALDFAFTVEQIVMMGRSPHLGRFEIETGRDREIVQDALERTDTAHLTGRLINTLSGGERQRVLIARALAQQPHVLLLDEPTANLDVQHQLGVLDLLRRLVTGGSAQDRLGVVVAVHDLEMAARYCDRLVMLHDGAVLAEGTPDAVLTPDLLAEVYCVDVQPYRDPITGYLRLAITGEVSADPRPAIAAVGR from the coding sequence ATGAACAAGCGCAATAGTCTCCGACGATCCCCCAACGGGCACACCAACGGCTCCGGCGACCCGGCCCTGCTGCGCGGCAGCGGGTTGACCGTGCGCCGCGACGAGCGCGATCTACTGCGTGACGTGTCATTTTCCGTCTCGATGGGGGAACTGGTCGGGCTGGTCGGTCCCAACGGCGCGGGCAAATCGACGCTGCTGAAGGCCATCGGCGGGCTGTGGTCCGACGCGGACGGCGAGATCACGCTGCTCGGCCAGCCGCTGCGCCGCTACTCCACGCGGCAGATCGCGCGCATCATCGCCCACGTGCCGCAGATCACCGCGCTGGACTTCGCGTTCACCGTCGAGCAGATCGTGATGATGGGCCGCAGCCCGCACCTGGGCCGCTTCGAGATCGAAACCGGGCGCGACCGGGAGATCGTGCAGGACGCGCTGGAACGCACCGATACCGCGCACCTGACCGGGCGGCTGATCAACACGCTGAGCGGCGGCGAGCGCCAGCGTGTGTTGATCGCGCGCGCCCTTGCGCAGCAGCCGCACGTGCTGCTGCTCGACGAGCCGACCGCCAACCTGGACGTGCAGCACCAGCTCGGCGTGCTGGACCTGCTGCGCCGCCTCGTGACTGGCGGCTCTGCGCAGGACCGGCTGGGCGTGGTCGTCGCCGTGCACGACCTGGAGATGGCCGCACGCTACTGTGACCGCCTGGTCATGCTGCACGACGGCGCGGTGCTGGCCGAGGGCACGCCCGACGCCGTGCTGACGCCGGATCTGCTGGCCGAGGTGTACTGTGTGGACGTGCAGCCCTACCGCGACCCGATCACGGGCTACCTGCGGCTGGCAATTACGGGCGAGGTCAGCGCCGATCCACGCCCGGCGATCGCCGCAGTGGGTCGGTAG
- a CDS encoding aldo/keto reductase, translating into MQYRELGRTGWSVSEVSFGAWAIGSAWGTVDDSESIAALNTAIDNGVNFIDTADVYGDGHSEKLIASVLKGRSEQVYVATKAGRRLPQQVPEGYTRENLTAWIERSLRNLETDSLDLVQLHCPPTAIYYMPDVFGILDALVQEGKIKHYGVSVEKVEEALKAIEFPNVKTVQIIFNMFRHRPSDLFFPEAKRRKVGILARVPLASGLLTGKMTPQTTFAADDHRNFNREGESFDKGETFSGVNYETGLQAVEELRALVPENATMAQLALRWILMFDAVTCVIPGAKRPSQALDNIHAADLPPLTAAQMETVHDVYDRLIRPQVHQLW; encoded by the coding sequence ATGCAGTACCGCGAATTAGGGCGTACCGGCTGGTCCGTGTCGGAGGTGAGCTTTGGCGCGTGGGCGATTGGCTCCGCGTGGGGCACAGTAGACGACAGCGAGTCGATTGCCGCCCTGAACACCGCCATCGACAACGGCGTGAATTTTATCGACACGGCGGACGTCTACGGCGATGGGCACAGCGAAAAGCTGATCGCCAGCGTGCTCAAGGGCCGCAGCGAGCAGGTTTATGTGGCGACGAAGGCCGGGCGGCGTCTGCCTCAGCAGGTTCCCGAAGGCTACACGCGCGAAAACCTGACCGCATGGATCGAGCGCAGCCTGCGCAACCTGGAAACGGACAGCCTCGACCTCGTGCAGCTGCACTGCCCGCCGACCGCCATCTACTACATGCCGGACGTGTTCGGCATCCTGGATGCTCTGGTGCAGGAGGGTAAGATCAAGCACTACGGCGTCAGCGTGGAGAAGGTCGAAGAAGCGCTGAAGGCGATCGAGTTCCCCAACGTGAAGACGGTGCAGATCATCTTCAACATGTTCCGCCACCGTCCCAGCGATCTGTTCTTCCCCGAAGCGAAGCGGCGCAAGGTCGGCATTCTGGCGCGCGTCCCGCTGGCGAGCGGCCTGCTGACGGGCAAGATGACGCCGCAGACCACCTTCGCCGCCGACGATCACCGCAACTTCAACCGCGAGGGTGAGTCGTTCGACAAGGGCGAGACGTTCTCCGGTGTGAATTATGAAACGGGCCTGCAAGCGGTCGAGGAACTGCGCGCGCTCGTGCCGGAAAACGCGACGATGGCTCAGCTCGCGCTGCGCTGGATCTTGATGTTCGACGCGGTGACGTGCGTCATTCCGGGCGCGAAGCGGCCCTCGCAGGCGCTGGACAACATTCACGCCGCCGATCTGCCGCCGCTGACCGCCGCGCAGATGGAAACTGTCCACGACGTCTACGACCGCCTGATCCGCCCGCAGGTGCACCAGCTCTGGTAG
- a CDS encoding DUF4332 domain-containing protein: protein MYSIDLAQISLDDFETIIASADLLPGRRILADDLSGVMGRLKQKGISHLGMLQKLLRNKRDYPALAAELSISVDYLTVLNREINSYVSKPVPLASLDLFSEAELARLDQEGLKSSKDLYERGLTRAARKDLAACLHLEQSQIEAAIELADLLRINGVGPVYAKILREMGINSAASYAETESETILENYRKINAEKGYSKARLSLSDVEYCKRFCRKLDVDIQQQVDIEKPGMSTGG from the coding sequence ATGTACTCAATCGATCTCGCGCAAATCAGCCTGGATGATTTTGAAACGATTATCGCCAGCGCCGATCTTTTACCCGGCAGGCGGATTCTGGCGGACGATCTTTCGGGCGTAATGGGGCGCCTGAAGCAAAAAGGCATCTCCCACCTCGGTATGTTGCAAAAGCTGCTCCGTAACAAGCGCGACTATCCCGCGCTCGCCGCCGAGCTGTCGATCAGTGTCGATTATCTGACCGTGCTGAACCGGGAGATCAACAGCTACGTCTCGAAGCCGGTTCCGCTCGCAAGCCTCGATCTTTTCTCCGAAGCTGAGCTTGCCCGGCTCGACCAGGAAGGCCTCAAATCCTCGAAGGATCTGTACGAGCGCGGCCTGACGCGCGCCGCCCGCAAGGATCTCGCCGCGTGCCTGCATCTTGAGCAGTCACAAATCGAGGCGGCGATCGAACTGGCGGACCTCTTACGAATCAACGGCGTTGGTCCGGTCTATGCCAAGATTTTGCGGGAGATGGGGATTAACAGCGCTGCGTCGTACGCGGAAACCGAGTCGGAAACGATCCTGGAAAACTACCGCAAAATCAACGCTGAAAAAGGGTACAGCAAAGCGCGCCTTAGTCTCAGCGATGTTGAGTATTGCAAGCGCTTCTGCCGGAAACTGGACGTCGATATTCAGCAACAGGTAGATATTGAGAAACCCGGCATGTCCACTGGCGGCTAA
- a CDS encoding ABC transporter substrate-binding protein: protein MTVRRMFSAGLGLVLIAAALLAGGTLYAQGDDPTIQAGVIVQTGDGNVQTFCVTLDGDAPTGVDALEATGLDLAVDQGSTGASVCRVDNVGCTPPGDSCFCQCEGDGPCTYWSYFHLNAAGTWQFSVVGAAGYTVKQSDVEGWWWRDTTDPNASPPPTIPFETICAPEAEFPRTVVDGLGREVTLDAPPQRIASVTLGSDEILLDMIGPERLIGVSYFADDPQISNISDRLADIPHTDLSGDPEVLISLDADLVILASYSNPAALDQLEDAGVPVFMLTEFNTVEEIRTNIRLLGEVTGEDARADQMIAQMDGRLDAVQDAVADEDPVRVLYYEPGGITYGPGSTVDEIIQLAGGMNVVAEAGLEAYPLVNAEFAIGADPDVVLVSGWFTGEDDPVAWFTSDQALGTVRAAQTGHVYAINAAHMTNVSQYIADGVEDVAHVLYPDAFPDLSMSATEDAAHEQAQ from the coding sequence ATGACCGTTCGCCGCATGTTTTCCGCCGGGCTGGGACTGGTCCTGATCGCCGCCGCGCTGCTGGCAGGCGGGACCCTCTACGCCCAGGGCGACGATCCCACCATCCAGGCGGGCGTGATCGTGCAGACCGGGGACGGGAACGTCCAGACCTTTTGCGTCACGCTCGACGGCGACGCGCCGACCGGCGTCGATGCGCTGGAAGCCACCGGCCTCGATCTGGCCGTCGATCAAGGCTCGACGGGCGCGTCCGTGTGCCGCGTGGACAACGTGGGCTGCACGCCGCCCGGCGACTCGTGCTTCTGCCAGTGCGAGGGCGACGGCCCGTGCACGTACTGGTCCTATTTCCACCTGAACGCCGCCGGAACGTGGCAGTTCAGCGTCGTGGGCGCAGCCGGGTACACGGTGAAGCAGAGCGACGTCGAGGGCTGGTGGTGGCGCGACACGACCGACCCCAACGCGTCTCCGCCGCCCACGATTCCGTTCGAGACGATCTGCGCGCCGGAGGCAGAGTTCCCGCGCACGGTGGTCGATGGCCTGGGCCGTGAGGTCACCCTCGACGCGCCGCCGCAGCGCATCGCCTCCGTCACGCTCGGTTCGGATGAGATCCTGCTGGACATGATCGGCCCGGAGCGGCTGATCGGCGTGTCGTACTTCGCGGATGATCCGCAGATCAGCAACATCAGCGACCGCCTCGCGGACATCCCGCACACCGATCTTTCCGGCGACCCGGAAGTGCTGATCAGCCTGGACGCAGATCTAGTCATCCTCGCCAGCTACAGTAATCCCGCCGCGCTGGACCAGCTCGAAGACGCGGGCGTGCCGGTCTTCATGCTGACCGAGTTCAACACGGTCGAGGAGATCCGCACCAACATCCGGCTGTTGGGCGAGGTAACAGGCGAGGACGCCCGCGCAGACCAGATGATCGCGCAGATGGACGGGCGGCTGGACGCGGTGCAGGACGCCGTCGCGGATGAGGACCCGGTACGCGTGCTTTATTACGAGCCGGGCGGCATCACCTACGGCCCGGGCAGCACGGTCGATGAGATCATCCAGTTGGCGGGCGGTATGAACGTCGTGGCCGAGGCCGGGCTGGAAGCGTACCCGCTGGTGAACGCGGAATTCGCAATCGGCGCCGACCCCGACGTGGTCCTGGTCAGCGGGTGGTTCACCGGCGAGGACGATCCGGTCGCGTGGTTCACGTCCGATCAGGCGCTCGGCACGGTGCGCGCCGCGCAAACCGGCCACGTCTACGCTATCAACGCGGCCCACATGACCAACGTCAGCCAGTACATCGCGGACGGTGTGGAGGATGTGGCGCACGTGCTCTACCCTGATGCGTTTCCCGACCTTTCAATGAGCGCGACCGAGGATGCAGCCCATGAACAAGCGCAATAG